A region of Microbacterium suwonense DNA encodes the following proteins:
- a CDS encoding DNA-3-methyladenine glycosylase family protein yields MTLVTDAAPTAARESVYRPRHPLDLMATVGMLRRGGTDPTIVIDGGRLWMAFRTDAGIASLCLRNVGDEIHAAAWGSGAGEALDRVPALCGADDDSTGFDVSSHPRLAEVARRNPGIRMTRTGRVFDALACAIIEQKVTGMQAFGAWRQLVSSYGERAPGPTPRPMFAAPSSEMWRSIPSWAFHRAGVEPSQARTIARSAMRGPSLERAVLSASDGPARERVLTSLPGIGPWTSAETRIRALGDPDAVSVGDFHLAHEVGYALTGSRTDHDGMLELLAPWAGHRQRIIRLIFAAGIREPRRGARLAPEDHRAR; encoded by the coding sequence ATGACCCTGGTGACGGATGCTGCGCCCACGGCGGCACGCGAATCCGTCTACCGTCCGCGGCATCCGCTCGATCTGATGGCGACCGTCGGGATGCTGCGCCGCGGCGGCACCGACCCGACGATAGTCATCGACGGCGGACGCCTCTGGATGGCGTTCCGAACGGATGCCGGCATCGCGTCCCTCTGCCTGCGGAACGTCGGCGACGAAATCCACGCAGCCGCCTGGGGCTCGGGCGCCGGGGAGGCGCTCGATCGGGTTCCTGCGCTGTGCGGTGCCGACGACGATTCGACCGGGTTCGATGTCTCCTCGCATCCGAGGCTGGCGGAGGTCGCACGCCGCAATCCCGGCATCCGGATGACGCGCACCGGACGGGTCTTCGACGCACTGGCCTGCGCGATCATCGAGCAGAAGGTCACCGGCATGCAGGCTTTCGGTGCCTGGCGGCAGCTGGTGAGCAGCTACGGCGAACGCGCGCCGGGCCCGACGCCCCGTCCGATGTTCGCAGCACCCTCCTCGGAGATGTGGCGCTCCATCCCGTCCTGGGCGTTCCACCGTGCGGGAGTCGAGCCATCGCAGGCCCGCACGATCGCGCGCTCCGCGATGCGCGGGCCGAGCCTCGAACGCGCCGTGCTCTCGGCATCCGATGGCCCCGCTCGCGAGCGGGTGCTCACCAGCCTTCCCGGGATCGGCCCGTGGACATCGGCCGAGACGCGCATCCGCGCCCTCGGCGATCCGGATGCCGTGAGCGTGGGCGACTTCCATCTGGCCCACGAGGTCGGCTACGCCCTGACCGGCAGTCGCACCGACCACGACGGGATGCTCGAGCTGCTGGCGCCCTGGGCGGGACACCGCCAGCGCATCATCCGCCTGATCTTCGCCGCCGGCATCCGCGAACCCCGCCGCGGCGCGCGTCTGGCCCCAGAGGACCACCGCGCCCGCTGA
- a CDS encoding VOC family protein, giving the protein MAVLTPYLSFRDNAREAMTFYQSVLGGKLDLVEFSSFPDIMQDPADANKIMHSWLATDDGMVLAGSDTPTGMDFRPPENISISVSGDDETRMQAIWDGLSDGGTVTMPFDSPPWGGRFGMLVDRYGMSWMVTVHAA; this is encoded by the coding sequence ATGGCTGTGCTGACCCCTTACCTCTCGTTCCGCGACAACGCCCGTGAAGCGATGACGTTCTATCAATCGGTGCTCGGCGGCAAGCTCGACCTGGTCGAGTTCTCGTCGTTCCCCGACATCATGCAGGATCCCGCCGACGCGAACAAGATCATGCACTCCTGGCTCGCCACCGACGACGGAATGGTGCTCGCCGGTTCGGACACCCCTACCGGCATGGACTTCCGGCCGCCAGAGAACATCTCGATCTCGGTCAGCGGCGACGACGAAACCCGGATGCAGGCGATCTGGGACGGCCTCAGCGACGGCGGCACCGTGACCATGCCGTTCGACTCCCCGCCGTGGGGCGGACGGTTCGGCATGCTCGTCGACCGCTATGGCATGTCCTGGATGGTCACGGTCCACGCGGCGTAG
- a CDS encoding winged helix-turn-helix domain-containing protein — protein sequence MSNTALLERPVTAPVRIVSPTDAAADLPSIRSPRGFALYVGIDEIKAAEAGVSLPLLVDALRRTLAELAPSAETHATVALAPQSAGGRDLDVVRLALHEPGAIARAQAAVEEEKDEDAGVVVDISRKRVLLDGESAAFTYKEFELLQYLVLREGRTIERSELVSALWQASSEEDAPGERTIDVHVRRLRAKLGRHEDIVRTVRGVGYRFDRHADVTIRYGHGTPSPDRF from the coding sequence ATGTCGAACACCGCACTTCTCGAGCGTCCCGTCACCGCCCCCGTCCGCATCGTCTCTCCGACGGATGCCGCCGCAGACCTGCCTTCGATCCGCTCACCCCGCGGCTTCGCCCTGTACGTCGGCATCGACGAGATCAAGGCGGCCGAGGCCGGAGTGAGCCTGCCCCTTCTCGTGGACGCGCTGCGCCGCACGCTCGCCGAGCTCGCTCCGAGCGCTGAGACCCACGCCACCGTCGCGCTCGCTCCGCAGTCCGCCGGCGGCCGCGACCTCGATGTCGTGCGCCTGGCACTGCACGAGCCCGGCGCCATCGCCCGCGCGCAGGCCGCCGTCGAGGAGGAGAAGGACGAGGATGCCGGCGTCGTCGTCGACATCTCCCGCAAGCGCGTGCTGCTGGACGGCGAGTCCGCCGCCTTCACCTACAAGGAGTTCGAACTGCTGCAGTACCTGGTGCTGCGCGAGGGTCGCACCATCGAGCGCTCCGAGCTCGTCTCGGCCCTGTGGCAGGCGTCGTCCGAGGAGGACGCCCCCGGCGAGCGCACCATCGACGTGCACGTGCGCCGCCTGCGCGCCAAGCTCGGCCGCCACGAAGACATCGTGCGCACCGTGCGCGGCGTCGGCTACCGCTTCGACCGGCACGCCGATGTCACGATCCGCTACGGTCACGGCACGCCTTCGCCCGACCGCTTCTGA
- a CDS encoding VOC family protein translates to MATFDHLGITVDDVPTASAQFNPVFEALGYTRAYDAEEHAYWRRTDEPEILLYRSRESGRHVHGRVGWQHLAFAVDSRDEVDRIHAIALTAGWAEVRAPKEYPRFTDRYYAGFIEDSNGIRLEIMHNPPRDDG, encoded by the coding sequence ATGGCGACATTCGATCACCTCGGCATCACCGTCGACGACGTGCCCACGGCATCCGCCCAGTTCAACCCGGTCTTCGAAGCGCTCGGATACACCCGCGCGTACGACGCGGAGGAGCATGCATACTGGCGCCGGACCGATGAGCCGGAGATCCTGCTCTACAGATCGCGCGAGTCCGGTCGGCATGTACACGGCCGGGTCGGCTGGCAGCATCTCGCCTTCGCCGTCGATTCCCGCGACGAGGTCGATCGCATCCATGCGATCGCGCTGACCGCAGGCTGGGCCGAGGTGAGAGCGCCGAAGGAGTACCCGCGGTTCACCGACCGCTACTACGCCGGCTTCATCGAGGACTCCAACGGCATCCGCCTGGAGATCATGCACAACCCGCCGCGCGACGACGGCTGA
- a CDS encoding GNAT family N-acetyltransferase: protein MTSPARASRYAFADEKDSSRYSLTRDGVLVSVLDYRDDGRTIALTRAFTVPAFRGNGYAAEVVAGAVADIEARGDRKVDAVCWYVADWFDAHPDKQHLQRRR from the coding sequence ATGACCTCTCCTGCTCGTGCCTCTCGATATGCGTTCGCTGACGAGAAGGATTCCTCCCGCTACAGCCTCACCCGCGACGGCGTTCTGGTCAGCGTGCTCGACTATCGCGATGACGGCCGGACCATCGCGCTGACCCGGGCGTTCACGGTTCCGGCCTTCCGGGGCAACGGCTATGCGGCCGAGGTGGTTGCCGGGGCCGTCGCCGACATCGAGGCCAGAGGAGATCGGAAGGTGGATGCCGTGTGCTGGTACGTCGCGGACTGGTTCGACGCGCATCCGGACAAGCAGCACCTGCAGCGCCGACGGTGA